From Leguminivora glycinivorella isolate SPB_JAAS2020 chromosome 24, LegGlyc_1.1, whole genome shotgun sequence, a single genomic window includes:
- the LOC125238961 gene encoding uncharacterized protein LOC125238961 produces the protein MSICDEPQRDYSSSDVSGEAFGMRKGVTTDLNIEALGRLLDSKLVDVKRDLHRIENKLSTTKQDIFNEINKEFNRVIDTLKVEFTQTTDLLSDQIKDLQVELSTVNKKMQNLEEENCRLSAELTAVKTNPTTIHNITKLEDIVDQMRLELNDRDQALLQNDVEITGVPEQPGESPLHITKAISLKLGMELEERDVISVDRVGQVRTTSSADGTRSRPRPLAVRLSRRTLRDDMLRNARVRRDLDTRDIGLAEHTPSRIFINERLTKINRQLFWKARQAANATGWKFVWTREGRIYAKQTDSFDSKRLRIHDEKEVERVFGTDRTSTNNK, from the coding sequence ATGTCTATCTGCGACGAGCCGCAGCGTGACTACAGCTCGAGCGACGTCAGCGGGGAGGCCTTCGGCATGCGCAAGGGCGTCACAACAGATTTGAACATCGAAGCGTTGGGAAGGTTACTCGACTCAAAACTAGTGGACGTCAAACGTGATCTACATAGGATAGAAAATAAGTTAAGTACCACCAAGCAagatatttttaatgaaataaataaggaATTCAACCGGGTCATAGACACCCTTAAAGTCGAATTTACACAAACAACAGACCTTTTAAGCGACCAAATAAAAGACCTCCAGGTCGAACTGTCTACAGTCAACAAAAAAATGCAGAATCTCGAAGAAGAAAACTGTCGCCTAAGCGCAGAACTTACAGCTGTAAAAACTAACCCTACTACTATACACAACATAACGAAATTGGAAGATATAGTCGATCAAATGCGTTTAGAACTAAATGATAGAGACCAGGCTCTGTTGCAGAACGATGTGGAAATAACAGGCGTTCCGGAACAGCCAGGGGAATCACCTTTACACATAACGAAAGCGATTTCATTGAAACTTGGCATGGAATTGGAGGAAAGAGATGTTATCAGTGTAGACCGAGTGGGGCAGGTTCGGACGACAAGCAGCGCGGACGGCACAAGGTCACGCCCCCGCCCTTTGGCTGTGCGGCTCTCGCGGCGTACACTACGAGATGATATGCTACGGAACGCGCGAGTGCGCCGGGATCTCGACACCAGGGACATTGGACTTGCTGAGCACACCCCTAGCCGGATATTCATAAACGAAAGGCTTACTAAAATTAACCGGCAATTATTCTGGAAGGCCCGGCAAGCTGCCAATGCGACCggctggaagtttgtatggaccaGGGAGGGGCGCATATACGCAAAACAAACAGACAGTTTCGACAGCAAAAGGCTACGAATTCACGATGAAAAGGAAGTTGAACGGGTTTTTGGCACGGATAGAACATCgactaataataagtaa